The following are from one region of the Candidatus Kouleothrix ribensis genome:
- a CDS encoding HIT domain-containing protein, with protein MEIKFTPWRMAYISGIDAAGDGCVLCDCGARTPDQANLVLYRAGHCYVLMNLYPYNTGHLMVVPFQHTADLPGLDPAVAAELFGVTQQSVAIIAEVLAPHGFNIGMNLGRTAGAGIDEHLHMHIVPRWNGDANFMPIVGGTKLIPEALAQTYARLRPLFDRLAAAPG; from the coding sequence ATGGAGATCAAGTTTACGCCCTGGCGTATGGCCTACATCAGTGGGATCGACGCAGCCGGGGATGGCTGTGTGCTGTGCGATTGTGGTGCGCGCACGCCCGACCAGGCTAACCTGGTGCTCTACCGCGCCGGGCACTGCTACGTGCTGATGAACCTCTACCCGTATAACACCGGCCACCTGATGGTGGTACCTTTTCAGCATACCGCCGACCTGCCCGGCCTCGATCCGGCCGTCGCCGCCGAGCTGTTTGGTGTCACACAGCAGAGCGTGGCGATCATAGCCGAGGTACTCGCGCCACACGGCTTCAATATCGGCATGAACCTCGGGCGCACTGCCGGCGCGGGTATCGACGAACACCTGCACATGCATATCGTGCCGCGCTGGAACGGCGACGCTAACTTCATGCCGATTGTCGGCGGCACCAAGCTCATCCCCGAGGCACTCGCCCAAACCTATGCCAGGCTGCGGCCGCTATTCGATCGCCTGGCAGCCGCGCCAGGCTAA
- a CDS encoding alpha/beta hydrolase, with the protein MPSIHTSEGAIFYARRGAHGPALVCLHGAGGNHQHWGHQLGALAGIAQVYVPDLPGHGRSARPGRTTIAAYAAAVIALLEACGLTRVVLAGHSMGSAIALELALGYPERVSALALVGGGARLRVAPAFLSGIVHDTAATVRTIVSHSYAPTAPADMLARAEAGLLQCDPPVYQGDLIACDAFDVRTRLGALRCPATIICGDADQMVPLRV; encoded by the coding sequence ATGCCGAGTATTCACACCAGCGAGGGCGCAATCTTCTACGCGCGGCGCGGTGCGCACGGCCCGGCGCTGGTGTGCCTGCATGGCGCAGGCGGCAACCACCAGCATTGGGGGCACCAGCTGGGCGCACTCGCGGGCATAGCGCAGGTGTATGTGCCTGATCTGCCCGGCCACGGGCGATCGGCCCGGCCCGGCCGAACCACGATCGCGGCGTACGCTGCCGCAGTGATCGCGCTGCTCGAGGCGTGCGGGCTTACGCGCGTGGTGCTGGCGGGCCATTCGATGGGTAGCGCAATCGCGCTCGAGCTTGCACTCGGCTACCCCGAGCGGGTATCGGCGCTGGCACTGGTAGGCGGCGGTGCTCGCCTGCGGGTTGCGCCGGCGTTCCTCAGCGGCATCGTACACGACACCGCCGCAACCGTGCGCACAATCGTTAGCCACTCGTATGCGCCCACCGCGCCTGCCGACATGCTTGCGCGCGCCGAGGCGGGGTTGTTGCAGTGCGACCCGCCGGTGTATCAGGGTGATTTGATCGCGTGTGATGCCTTTGATGTGCGCACACGGCTTGGTGCGCTCCGCTGCCCAGCCACGATCATCTGCGGCGACGCCGATCAGATGGTGCCGCTCAGAGTATAG
- a CDS encoding SPFH/Band 7/PHB domain protein, with translation MSTFFVTAFITFIVCFMLVPIILGFARLFGLYAIVHEGTCHVYVLFGKVLAVLREPGLYFLPVKLGPAAFIINFAGRRHILDMRRDQVYLRSQPVNSEEGAPMGIGIWYEMYISDPVAYLFKNADPRGSLAANVSNAVVRNLSNMPLAEMLETRHTMSQAVRAEVSPKSHEWGYQLGSVYIRKVHFRDEGMIRQIEAKVVNRLRQVTSAIKQDGANQVSIITSTAERQAAIEFAKAEAMRPSIVGAALNQIAQDPAVAEALFEILETQRLTEGKVPITLVPPRSELMTQLLASQPASNGTS, from the coding sequence ATGAGCACATTCTTCGTGACGGCGTTTATCACGTTTATCGTGTGCTTTATGCTTGTGCCGATCATCCTCGGGTTTGCGCGGCTGTTTGGCCTGTACGCGATCGTACACGAGGGCACATGCCATGTGTATGTGCTGTTCGGCAAGGTGCTGGCCGTGCTGCGCGAGCCGGGCCTGTACTTCCTGCCGGTCAAGCTCGGCCCGGCTGCCTTCATCATTAATTTTGCCGGTCGTCGCCACATCCTCGATATGCGCCGCGACCAGGTGTACCTGCGCAGCCAGCCGGTCAACTCCGAGGAAGGCGCGCCGATGGGTATCGGCATCTGGTACGAGATGTACATTAGCGACCCGGTGGCCTACCTGTTTAAGAACGCCGACCCGCGCGGCTCGCTGGCGGCCAATGTGAGCAACGCGGTGGTGCGTAACCTCAGCAATATGCCGCTGGCCGAGATGCTCGAGACCCGCCACACCATGAGCCAGGCCGTTCGCGCCGAGGTGTCGCCCAAGTCGCACGAGTGGGGCTACCAGCTCGGCTCGGTGTACATCCGCAAGGTACACTTCCGCGACGAAGGCATGATCCGCCAGATCGAGGCCAAGGTAGTCAACCGGCTGCGCCAGGTCACGTCGGCGATCAAGCAAGATGGGGCCAACCAGGTCAGCATCATCACCAGCACGGCCGAGCGCCAGGCGGCGATCGAGTTCGCCAAGGCCGAGGCCATGCGGCCCTCGATCGTTGGGGCAGCGCTGAATCAGATCGCGCAAGATCCGGCGGTGGCCGAGGCGCTGTTCGAGATCCTCGAGACGCAGCGCCTGACCGAGGGCAAGGTGCCGATCACGCTGGTGCCGCCCCGCAGCGAGCTGATGACCCAGCTGCTGGCCAGCCAGCCGGCCAGCAATGGTACGTCGTAG
- a CDS encoding LysM peptidoglycan-binding domain-containing protein → MQRNSIIVVCALAALIAIAAGYIVAGTSSSSPITAAQPGTATPAGASVPTNAPTVPPAPTAVPATSVPAATSPAEPTAVPTAPAPTAEPTAAASQGGFVEYTVQRGDELLALANKFGVTVKEIIANNEIANPDSLRVGQVLRIPKK, encoded by the coding sequence ATGCAGCGAAACAGTATTATTGTGGTGTGTGCGCTTGCTGCTCTGATCGCAATTGCAGCCGGCTATATTGTCGCCGGCACATCGTCGTCGTCGCCAATCACGGCGGCGCAGCCCGGCACAGCTACCCCTGCCGGTGCAAGTGTGCCGACGAATGCCCCCACCGTGCCGCCCGCGCCAACCGCTGTGCCGGCCACCAGTGTGCCGGCGGCTACCTCGCCGGCCGAACCCACGGCCGTGCCTACCGCCCCTGCGCCGACGGCCGAGCCAACTGCCGCCGCGAGCCAGGGCGGCTTCGTTGAGTACACAGTTCAGCGCGGCGACGAACTGCTGGCGCTGGCTAACAAGTTTGGTGTGACGGTCAAAGAGATCATCGCCAATAACGAGATCGCCAACCCCGACAGCTTGCGAGTTGGCCAGGTGCTCCGCATTCCAAAGAAATAA
- a CDS encoding SPFH domain-containing protein, translating into MLLAGMIAGFIAWFLMRYLVGGFYTVNQNERGVKTIFGRAERIGKSTLEDPFAEYLRPEERDRYAYPQMRVIPPGGPYWKWPWERIHKVSIATQTVNMAFDAEDPAANKGGSELAAVTKDQLNIGLTGQIRYRVCERNLYAYLFGVKQPVVHVLGYFVSILRERIANFEAPRTGSALDTVQLDNSIVTGVSINDLRKNLRDLNELMDRECLSSEARYGITFDASLITGIDPPAEVESALAAINTAHNQVSSDISLAQAAADQKIVQSRRAVEIETLKAHAEVEPLRALAGQLAELKRSGPEALQLYLRNVRLRLYNQAQRVIMEVRE; encoded by the coding sequence ATGCTGTTAGCAGGCATGATCGCCGGGTTTATCGCCTGGTTCTTGATGCGCTACCTGGTTGGCGGATTCTACACTGTCAACCAGAACGAGCGTGGCGTCAAGACGATCTTCGGCCGCGCCGAGCGGATCGGCAAATCGACGCTCGAAGACCCGTTCGCCGAGTATCTGCGGCCCGAGGAGCGTGATCGCTACGCTTACCCGCAGATGCGCGTCATTCCGCCGGGCGGGCCATACTGGAAGTGGCCGTGGGAGCGCATCCACAAGGTCTCGATCGCTACGCAGACGGTCAATATGGCCTTCGACGCCGAAGACCCGGCCGCGAATAAGGGCGGCAGCGAGCTGGCGGCAGTCACCAAAGACCAGCTCAACATTGGGCTAACCGGCCAGATCCGCTACCGCGTGTGCGAGCGCAACTTGTACGCCTACCTGTTTGGCGTGAAGCAGCCGGTGGTGCATGTGCTCGGCTACTTCGTCTCGATCTTGCGCGAGCGGATCGCCAACTTCGAGGCGCCTCGCACCGGCAGCGCCCTCGACACGGTTCAGCTCGACAATAGCATCGTCACTGGTGTGTCGATCAACGACCTGCGAAAAAACCTGCGCGATCTGAACGAGCTGATGGATCGCGAGTGTCTCTCGTCGGAGGCGCGCTACGGCATCACCTTCGACGCCTCGCTGATCACCGGGATCGACCCGCCCGCCGAGGTCGAGTCGGCGCTGGCAGCGATCAACACCGCGCATAACCAGGTCTCGTCCGACATCAGCCTGGCCCAGGCCGCCGCCGATCAGAAGATCGTGCAGTCGCGCCGCGCGGTCGAGATCGAGACGCTCAAGGCCCACGCCGAGGTCGAGCCGCTGCGGGCGCTGGCCGGGCAGCTGGCCGAGCTCAAGCGCAGTGGCCCCGAGGCGCTGCAGCTCTACCTGCGCAACGTGCGGCTGCGGCTCTACAATCAGGCTCAGCGCGTGATCATGGAGGTGAGGGAATGA
- a CDS encoding response regulator, whose translation MEYKPTILIMDDDLAMQTVLEIALREAGYQVILASDGQEGIEKIRALKPNLVVSDIMMPQMDGVEAFHLIKEELQDDGIPIFIMTALNRKPWFADMEAEGAVIIQKPFEVDQFIRLVNDMLL comes from the coding sequence ATGGAGTATAAACCAACTATCTTGATCATGGACGACGATCTGGCCATGCAAACTGTCCTCGAGATTGCACTGCGTGAGGCCGGCTATCAGGTTATCCTGGCCAGCGACGGGCAAGAGGGCATCGAGAAAATTCGCGCGCTCAAGCCTAATCTGGTTGTCTCCGACATCATGATGCCGCAGATGGACGGTGTCGAGGCGTTTCACCTGATCAAAGAAGAGCTCCAAGACGATGGCATCCCGATCTTCATTATGACTGCGCTGAATCGCAAGCCCTGGTTTGCCGACATGGAGGCCGAGGGGGCTGTGATCATCCAGAAGCCCTTCGAGGTCGATCAGTTCATACGCCTCGTGAACGATATGCTGCTCTGA